GGTATCACGCTGGAACACTGGAGTGGCAAGAAGACTGAGGGAGAAGGCATCTTCCTCCAGCTGCTTGATGCAGTGCATTACATCCATGCCAAGCAGATAGTACACAGAGACTTAAAACCTTCCAATATCATTATTACCCATAACGGCAATCATGTAAAACTCATCGATTTCGGGCTTTCAGATACCGATGACTTTGCCATCCTCAAACAGCCAGCCGGCACACCGGGCTACATCTCTCCAGAACAGATCATCTCCCGACAGGCAGACATCCGCAACGACATCTTCAGCATCGGCTGCATCCTGGAAAAAATACTTCCAGGCAAGCCCTATACAGCAATCATCAAGCGTTGCAAGGCTCCCATAACCCAGCGATATGCCAATGTGGATGAACTCAAAGCCGATTTCATGGCTCACAGAAACAGGCATCTATCCGGTATCAAGCGTATCGGAATCGCAGCTTTGGTCTGTATCATCTTATTAGGTTTCATCAGTTATCCTTTACTGTATCAGCAGGAAAAGAGCATTAGCATCACCCCGGCACATCACGAAGCCAAGAAGGATACAGTCATCCGCCAGCAAACCAAGAAGCCTGCCCCACTTTCCAATGGCCGGAAATCCCTGCAGCCAACAGCTACCGAACCATCTTCTGCATCCCATTTACAAAGCGCCGAACTCATATCCAAGGGAAAGAAGACTATCGACAAGATGTGGAAGGAATCCGGCATAGACACCATCCAGTCTGTTGTGAAAAAGAGCGAGGCATTCTATCAGTTTGTAAATAAGAGTAATGAATTCATCTCAACGACTTATCCGCAGACATTCTCTAAAGACATCGCCGGCAAGGCAGATATCATCTATGAGCTATCCTCCTATAACGCTGAGAGATATATAAGACCCACCCTGTCGAGTTTTCAATCTTCTAAGTAATGCTCTACGATGATACCATTCTTCTTACCTATGGCATAAGTGACCGGCTCCCTATCTCCATGTTTCCAGCCATGAAGATAAGCAGGTTCATGGTTGATGAAATGACGGCACTCAAAAGTATCATC
This is a stretch of genomic DNA from Segatella hominis. It encodes these proteins:
- a CDS encoding serine/threonine-protein kinase; translated protein: MDSYSGIIIEESRRSEQFSDFTPIPCKGFNLLCKAKRYGRWWVLKGLKEQYRQDENYKNLLHKEFDILISLQHPYIVSAYSMEEIPEMGTCIVMEWIDGITLEHWSGKKTEGEGIFLQLLDAVHYIHAKQIVHRDLKPSNIIITHNGNHVKLIDFGLSDTDDFAILKQPAGTPGYISPEQIISRQADIRNDIFSIGCILEKILPGKPYTAIIKRCKAPITQRYANVDELKADFMAHRNRHLSGIKRIGIAALVCIILLGFISYPLLYQQEKSISITPAHHEAKKDTVIRQQTKKPAPLSNGRKSLQPTATEPSSASHLQSAELISKGKKTIDKMWKESGIDTIQSVVKKSEAFYQFVNKSNEFISTTYPQTFSKDIAGKADIIYELSSYNAERYIRPTLSSFQSSK